A region of Deltaproteobacteria bacterium DNA encodes the following proteins:
- a CDS encoding xanthine dehydrogenase family protein subunit M has protein sequence MQAFTYEAPRSLDQALSLFSSSGDKARALVGGTDLLIQMRAATRQPSVLVDVKNIPELQIISFDPQTGLRLGAAVPSVRIFEDKMMQDKYPGLTEAAWLIGSVQIKNRCSVGGNLCNGSPAADSPPALIALGAECVIASSKGTRTVKAEDFIKSPGQTVLQPGEMLVEFRIPAPKPHSSDCYQRFIPRNEMDIAVVGVGASVTLNGDTCTAARIGLGAVAPTPLFAKAAGDSLVGKPFNEQNIAAAAALAQQHATPISDMRGTAEYRKHMVGVLTRRVLTEAGARARKK, from the coding sequence GTGCAAGCGTTTACTTATGAAGCCCCTCGATCACTTGATCAGGCGCTCAGTCTTTTTTCGTCGTCCGGTGACAAAGCGCGAGCTTTGGTCGGCGGGACAGACTTATTGATCCAGATGCGAGCTGCAACTCGACAGCCCAGTGTGCTTGTTGATGTCAAGAACATTCCAGAGCTGCAGATCATTTCTTTTGATCCGCAAACTGGCTTGCGTCTGGGAGCCGCAGTACCAAGTGTCCGCATCTTCGAAGATAAGATGATGCAGGACAAATATCCTGGTTTGACCGAAGCTGCCTGGCTCATCGGCTCAGTGCAAATTAAGAATCGATGCTCGGTGGGTGGAAACTTGTGCAATGGTTCGCCTGCAGCAGATAGTCCTCCTGCATTGATTGCGTTGGGAGCGGAGTGTGTGATTGCCAGTTCCAAAGGAACACGCACTGTGAAAGCCGAGGACTTTATCAAATCCCCAGGGCAAACCGTGCTGCAGCCTGGAGAAATGCTCGTTGAATTCCGTATTCCAGCGCCAAAGCCTCATTCCTCTGATTGTTATCAGCGGTTCATTCCACGCAATGAAATGGATATTGCCGTGGTCGGTGTTGGGGCGTCAGTCACGTTGAATGGAGATACCTGCACAGCGGCGCGTATTGGCTTAGGTGCGGTTGCGCCGACGCCGCTGTTTGCCAAAGCTGCGGGTGACTCACTCGTTGGCAAGCCGTTCAATGAACAAAACATCGCCGCTGCCGCTGCTTTAGCGCAGCAGCACGCCACACCAATCTCTGATATGCGCGGGACCGCCGAGTATCGCAAACACATGGTTGGCGTTCTCACCCGGCGTGTGCTAACGGAAGCCGGAGCACGAGCACGGAAGAAGTAA
- a CDS encoding (2Fe-2S)-binding protein — protein sequence MSGKVHVETTLNGEQVEFLCEPRQSALEVLRDVLGFTGVKEGCLTGDCGACSMIMDGRVVCSCLVLGPEMQGRTIETVEGMAKDGEKLHPLQQKFLEHAALQCGICTPGFLVAAKALLDKNPKPTEHEVRFALAGNLCRCTGYDKIVRAVLDAAAVMQGR from the coding sequence ATGTCAGGCAAAGTACATGTCGAAACAACACTCAATGGCGAGCAAGTTGAGTTTCTTTGTGAACCACGTCAAAGCGCACTTGAAGTCCTTCGCGATGTCCTCGGATTTACGGGAGTAAAAGAGGGCTGTCTGACTGGCGACTGTGGCGCGTGCAGTATGATTATGGATGGTCGCGTTGTCTGTTCGTGCCTAGTCCTTGGCCCGGAAATGCAAGGGCGCACCATCGAGACCGTCGAAGGAATGGCTAAAGATGGTGAGAAACTCCATCCGCTCCAACAAAAGTTCCTAGAGCATGCAGCTCTGCAATGTGGGATTTGTACGCCGGGATTCTTAGTCGCAGCAAAAGCGCTGCTTGATAAGAACCCAAAGCCGACTGAACACGAAGTTCGGTTTGCGTTAGCTGGAAACCTGTGTCGTTGTACTGGATATGATAAGATCGTGCGTGCGGTGCTCGATGCTGCCGCAGTTATGCAAGGGAGGTAA
- a CDS encoding xanthine dehydrogenase family protein molybdopterin-binding subunit: protein MATVQEAKFKVIGTRPIRHDGVDKVTGRAKYGADISLPGLLHGKVLRSPHAHARIKSIDISAAAKLPGVKAVITSADIPKVHNGVVPMGELAMNPHFMSMNMLAHDKVLYDGHPVAAVAATSTHIAEEAIRLIKVDYEVLPHVLDAEAAMKDGAPILHPDLRTSGSPEKSDKPTNVASQVRFARGDLDAGFKAADVIVEKTFDTAMVHQGYIEPHNAVAQYNADGQTTIWTSTQGAFTTRDQCALVLNIPASSMKVVPAEIGGGFGGKIGIYLEPLALLLSKKSGKPVKLVMTRGEVLRATGPTSGANMRVKMGANKQGKITAAQIWLAYQAGAFPGSPVGAGAMTVLAPYDLENLQIDGFDVVVNRPKTAAYRAPGATTSSMGAETVIDELAEKVGIDPVEFRRINGAKEGTAQPAGPKFLRIGYLETLEAAKNSDHYKSPLPQVPGKKVGRGIASGFWFNAGFQSSATVNINSDGTASVVTGSPDIGGSRASCAMIAAEVLGLKAEEVHPVVADTESIGHTDMTGGSRVTFATGYAVYEAAQEAVNLLKQRAAVLWKAKPEEVAYQDGVVSRTANGQESMTLKELAAKLPRAGGPVGGRASVNPRGVGPAFATHVVDVAVDSETGKVDVLRYTAIQDVGKAVHPSYVEGQIQGAVAQGVGWALNEEYFYDDKGTLRNAGFLDYRMPTTLDLPLIETVLIEVPNPGHPIGIRGVGEVPIVPPPAAIANAIYRAVGVRMTELPMSPPKVCKAIAEKK, encoded by the coding sequence ATGGCCACTGTACAGGAAGCCAAGTTTAAAGTTATTGGGACTCGTCCGATTCGGCACGACGGCGTGGACAAAGTCACTGGCCGTGCCAAATATGGCGCAGACATTAGTTTACCCGGATTGCTTCACGGGAAAGTACTACGCAGCCCCCATGCGCATGCGCGGATTAAATCGATTGATATCTCGGCAGCGGCAAAGTTGCCTGGCGTGAAGGCTGTTATCACGAGTGCCGACATTCCGAAGGTCCATAATGGTGTTGTTCCCATGGGTGAGTTAGCCATGAATCCTCACTTCATGTCGATGAACATGTTGGCGCATGATAAGGTGCTCTACGATGGTCATCCGGTTGCGGCCGTGGCAGCTACGAGTACGCACATTGCGGAAGAAGCAATTCGCCTGATTAAGGTCGACTATGAAGTGCTTCCCCATGTGCTGGATGCCGAAGCGGCAATGAAAGATGGCGCTCCAATTCTCCATCCTGACCTCCGTACGAGTGGATCGCCGGAGAAGAGCGACAAACCAACCAATGTTGCCAGTCAAGTGCGCTTTGCGCGTGGCGACCTCGATGCTGGCTTCAAAGCCGCTGATGTGATTGTCGAGAAGACCTTCGACACTGCGATGGTCCACCAAGGATATATTGAGCCCCATAACGCTGTGGCGCAGTATAATGCTGATGGACAGACGACAATTTGGACGAGCACCCAGGGCGCCTTCACTACTCGTGATCAGTGCGCACTGGTGCTGAATATCCCGGCGAGTTCAATGAAAGTGGTGCCAGCAGAAATTGGTGGTGGCTTTGGCGGAAAAATTGGTATCTATCTTGAGCCACTTGCCTTGTTACTGTCGAAAAAGTCTGGCAAGCCAGTCAAATTGGTCATGACGCGCGGTGAAGTGCTGCGCGCCACTGGGCCGACGTCTGGTGCCAACATGCGCGTGAAGATGGGCGCGAATAAACAAGGCAAGATTACGGCAGCACAAATTTGGCTGGCGTACCAAGCTGGTGCATTTCCAGGTTCGCCGGTTGGCGCTGGCGCTATGACTGTGCTTGCTCCGTATGATCTGGAAAACCTGCAGATTGACGGCTTCGACGTCGTGGTCAACCGACCGAAGACGGCTGCGTACCGTGCACCGGGAGCGACAACTTCATCGATGGGTGCAGAGACGGTTATCGATGAATTGGCAGAAAAGGTTGGCATTGATCCGGTCGAATTCCGTCGCATCAATGGGGCAAAAGAAGGAACCGCGCAACCAGCGGGGCCGAAGTTCTTGCGCATCGGCTACTTAGAAACTCTGGAAGCTGCCAAGAATAGCGATCACTACAAATCGCCATTACCGCAAGTCCCTGGAAAAAAGGTTGGACGAGGTATCGCTTCAGGGTTCTGGTTCAATGCCGGCTTTCAGTCAAGCGCAACAGTGAACATCAACTCTGATGGAACAGCCAGTGTTGTGACTGGCTCACCTGACATTGGTGGTTCGCGTGCATCCTGCGCCATGATCGCCGCTGAAGTGCTTGGTCTCAAAGCAGAGGAAGTGCATCCGGTCGTTGCTGATACCGAATCCATTGGTCACACGGATATGACCGGTGGTAGCCGTGTGACCTTTGCGACTGGTTATGCGGTGTACGAAGCCGCTCAGGAGGCAGTGAACTTATTGAAGCAGAGGGCGGCAGTCCTGTGGAAAGCCAAACCAGAAGAAGTCGCGTACCAAGACGGCGTCGTTTCGCGTACAGCCAATGGGCAAGAATCGATGACGCTGAAAGAACTCGCGGCCAAACTTCCTCGCGCTGGAGGTCCAGTTGGTGGTCGGGCGTCAGTGAATCCGCGTGGGGTTGGCCCAGCTTTCGCTACGCATGTGGTTGATGTGGCCGTTGACTCAGAGACCGGTAAGGTTGATGTGCTACGCTACACCGCGATCCAAGATGTTGGTAAGGCAGTACATCCGAGCTATGTCGAAGGCCAGATCCAAGGCGCTGTCGCGCAAGGCGTTGGCTGGGCATTGAATGAAGAATACTTCTATGATGATAAGGGGACGCTCCGCAACGCGGGCTTCCTCGATTATCGTATGCCCACGACACTTGATCTGCCGTTGATCGAGACAGTCTTGATTGAAGTCCCGAATCCTGGTCATCCGATCGGTATTCGTGGCGTTGGTGAAGTTCCCATCGTCCCACCACCAGCCGCGATTGCCAATGCGATCTACCGGGCTGTTGGTGTGCGTATGACCGAACTGCCGATGTCACCGCCCAAG